A part of Candidatus Dormiibacterota bacterium genomic DNA contains:
- a CDS encoding GAF domain-containing sensor histidine kinase, producing the protein MTALDRQFVRLRFAALAIPLGLLFWLHSASVPVTVLLAGLLAAYNWVAMLAMQKKAVPRFARPMAVLLLALDHLVVTGWILLFASPSSSLPYLLYALVAAEAVFRFDLWGGIGTSLFFATGIILFQTSDLGLAVSVRDSVLRAIPTVAVITGLGAVVRAMNSEIRGTRRRLDQTEQLRNVLGELVGQLDVSRMLYTVIRCGLEILQMDSGAIVLLDEERGVFTLRAAVQLPEAVEGTTISAGDGIVGRVVRERRLVALGETPLFDLAALNTAGYAWVFGTPVLLEGKVSGVLHLQTREDPRRLTRWEEEALEVLAQQLAVALRNVRLFEETEKRARRLELLNRSIDQMNQKLFDPELLDIMATALTGNLGFAAAQIWLLEPSDGALWRRASHHTTRNAPPVPGRVERGMGEIGQVAELRVPIVTNDRANHRQLALNPWMSEEGIQAFAGFPMVVGDQLLGVLAIYHRRSLDRNTIELLTLFAQHAATAIQEAHLFHLATEQTARLGAVNAELERANQHKSEFLANMSHELRTPLNSILGFSQLLLEGDGGILTRDQRQDVDIIAQNGQHLLILINDLLDISKLEAGKAQLNRGEVEVEPLISECVESVRSLAKNKKLELTASVSAEVGRVFADGPKLKQVLLNLLGNAIKFTETGGVRVTAERQGAELVISVRDTGIGVPPEDAERIFESFQQGQSGISGKYQGTGLGLAISRRLVEMHGGRIWVKSTPGQGSNFTFTIPQRAVPEAIDLTTAA; encoded by the coding sequence ATGACTGCCCTCGACCGCCAGTTCGTCCGACTCCGGTTCGCCGCACTGGCGATCCCCCTCGGCCTGCTCTTCTGGTTGCATTCGGCCTCGGTGCCGGTCACCGTCCTGCTCGCCGGGCTGCTGGCGGCCTACAACTGGGTGGCGATGCTGGCGATGCAAAAGAAGGCCGTCCCGCGCTTCGCTCGGCCGATGGCCGTCCTCCTTCTGGCCCTCGATCACCTGGTCGTCACCGGCTGGATCCTCTTGTTCGCGAGCCCGTCCTCCAGCCTTCCCTACCTTCTCTATGCTCTGGTCGCCGCCGAAGCGGTCTTTCGGTTCGACCTTTGGGGCGGGATCGGGACCAGCCTGTTCTTCGCTACCGGCATCATCCTGTTCCAGACCAGCGATCTCGGCCTCGCCGTCTCGGTGCGCGACTCGGTCCTGCGCGCGATCCCCACGGTCGCCGTTATCACCGGCCTGGGCGCCGTGGTCCGGGCGATGAACAGTGAGATCCGCGGGACCCGGCGGCGGCTCGATCAAACCGAGCAGCTGCGCAACGTGCTCGGCGAGCTGGTCGGCCAGCTCGATGTATCGCGAATGCTCTACACGGTCATTCGCTGTGGCCTGGAGATTCTGCAGATGGACTCGGGGGCGATCGTCTTGCTCGACGAAGAGCGCGGGGTCTTTACGCTCCGGGCAGCGGTTCAGCTTCCGGAAGCCGTTGAAGGCACGACCATCTCGGCCGGCGACGGGATCGTGGGCCGGGTCGTCCGGGAGCGCCGTCTCGTCGCGCTCGGCGAGACGCCGCTGTTCGACCTGGCGGCGCTCAATACCGCCGGCTACGCCTGGGTGTTCGGTACCCCAGTGCTGTTGGAAGGCAAGGTCTCGGGCGTGCTCCATCTGCAGACGCGGGAAGACCCGCGACGACTCACCCGCTGGGAAGAGGAGGCCCTCGAGGTGCTTGCCCAGCAGCTGGCTGTCGCGCTTCGCAACGTCCGCCTGTTCGAGGAGACGGAGAAGCGTGCCCGCCGGCTCGAGTTGCTCAACCGCTCGATCGACCAGATGAATCAGAAGCTTTTTGACCCGGAGTTGCTCGACATCATGGCCACCGCGCTCACCGGCAACCTCGGGTTTGCCGCGGCGCAGATCTGGCTGCTGGAGCCGAGTGACGGCGCCCTGTGGCGACGGGCCAGCCATCACACGACGCGAAACGCACCCCCGGTCCCGGGACGGGTTGAGCGCGGCATGGGCGAGATCGGCCAGGTGGCCGAGCTGCGCGTGCCGATCGTGACCAACGATCGGGCGAACCACCGGCAACTCGCGCTCAATCCCTGGATGTCGGAGGAAGGCATCCAGGCGTTCGCCGGCTTCCCCATGGTGGTCGGCGACCAGTTGTTGGGCGTGCTCGCCATCTATCATCGGCGGTCGCTGGACCGCAACACGATCGAGCTGCTCACGCTCTTTGCGCAGCACGCCGCGACCGCCATCCAGGAGGCGCACCTCTTCCACCTCGCGACCGAGCAGACGGCGCGACTAGGGGCCGTCAACGCGGAGCTTGAACGCGCGAACCAGCACAAGTCCGAGTTCCTCGCCAACATGAGCCACGAGCTGCGAACGCCGCTGAACTCGATCCTCGGCTTCTCGCAGCTGCTGCTCGAAGGCGACGGCGGTATCTTGACGCGCGACCAGCGCCAGGATGTGGACATCATCGCCCAGAATGGACAGCATCTCCTGATCCTCATCAACGACCTGCTGGACATCTCCAAGCTCGAGGCGGGCAAGGCGCAGCTCAACCGCGGCGAGGTCGAGGTCGAGCCGCTGATTTCGGAGTGCGTCGAGAGCGTGCGGTCGCTGGCCAAGAACAAGAAGCTCGAGCTGACCGCCAGCGTTTCCGCCGAGGTCGGGCGCGTCTTTGCCGATGGACCAAAGCTCAAGCAGGTCCTGCTGAACTTGCTGGGCAACGCCATCAAATTCACGGAGACGGGCGGCGTGCGCGTTACGGCCGAACGCCAGGGAGCGGAGCTGGTGATCAGCGTCCGCGATACCGGCATCGGGGTCCCGCCGGAAGATGCCGAGCGAATCTTCGAGAGCTTTCAGCAAGGCCAGAGCGGCATCAGTGGGAAGTATCAGGGCACCGGCCTGGGTCTCGCGATCTCTCGCCGGCTGGTAGAGATGCATGGCGGACGGATCTGGGTAAAGAGCACGCCCGGCCAGGGCAGCAACTTCACCTTCACCATCCCGCAGCGGGCCGTGCCCGAGGCGATCGACCTCACGACCGCGGCCTGA
- a CDS encoding TMEM165/GDT1 family protein, translating to MTHALGLGFTVFTVIFLLELPDKTALAALLLATRHRPLPIFFGAAAAFVVQSAVAVLAGSLFSLLPREPIRIGAGLLFLVMAALLVRRNLRKVEAAEEQSVEHEEARHRRPFVTAFTVVFIAEWGDLTQLATAALQARYQQPLVVFVAATLALWAVSAIAVGLGNRLGAWVPARPLQFAAAGVMVLVAIALISGVLG from the coding sequence GTGACGCACGCCCTCGGACTTGGCTTCACCGTCTTCACGGTCATCTTCCTGCTGGAGCTTCCCGACAAGACGGCGCTCGCCGCCCTGCTGCTCGCGACCCGGCATCGGCCACTCCCCATCTTCTTCGGGGCAGCCGCCGCGTTCGTCGTCCAGAGCGCCGTGGCCGTCCTGGCCGGCTCACTGTTCAGCCTCCTTCCGCGTGAACCAATACGCATTGGCGCCGGGCTGCTGTTCCTGGTGATGGCGGCGCTGCTCGTTCGGCGCAACCTCCGCAAGGTGGAGGCGGCTGAGGAGCAATCGGTCGAGCACGAAGAGGCAAGGCACCGCCGGCCGTTCGTCACCGCCTTCACCGTGGTCTTCATCGCGGAGTGGGGTGATCTGACGCAGCTGGCGACTGCGGCGCTCCAGGCGCGCTATCAGCAGCCGCTGGTCGTCTTTGTCGCCGCCACGCTGGCGCTCTGGGCCGTCTCGGCCATTGCCGTCGGACTCGGAAATCGACTGGGCGCCTGGGTCCCGGCGCGCCCACTCCAGTTCGCCGCGGCCGGCGTCATGGTGCTCGTCGCGATCGCGCTGATCAGCGGCGTGCTCGGTTAG